In Nocardia sp. NBC_00403, one DNA window encodes the following:
- a CDS encoding FAD-dependent oxidoreductase codes for MTVRNSVAPRAAAEVSHYDIETDVLVVGYGCAGAAAAFEAAHTGADVLVLDRAGGAGGASAMSGGEIYLGGGTPIQQACGFDDSPEQMAAFLLAALGPGADEQKIAHYCEHSVAHFHWLVDRGVPFKPSLWDSPAWVPPTDDGLMWLGENSWPFTEIATPAPRGHRPTANDFGGRLLMDTLVDAAESAGATAQYDTYVTNLIIGADGGVVGAVARRYGKELTIRARRGCVLTTGGFVDNDGMLAANAPRLLGHTKVSAGTDDGSGIRLAQAAGAVVRHMAAGQVGISLVPAFAARGMIVNEHGSRFINEDTYPGRIGQAALFRQDMKVWVVLDEQGYDEVPERERWGVRPTHVAESAAELDELLGLAPGALAAQIQRYNDFAARGADPDFHKSERWLRPLTAPLAAIKVKAGVRPPSESGNRRGTGASVFTLGGLHTTIDGQVLDIDGAPIPGLFAAGRASSGLHGEGYISGTSLGDGTFFGRKAGTAAAANI; via the coding sequence ATGACGGTCCGGAATTCGGTGGCGCCGCGCGCCGCCGCCGAGGTGAGCCACTACGACATCGAGACCGACGTGCTGGTCGTCGGCTACGGCTGTGCCGGTGCGGCAGCCGCGTTCGAGGCGGCGCACACCGGCGCTGATGTGCTGGTGCTCGACCGGGCGGGTGGTGCGGGCGGGGCGTCGGCCATGTCCGGTGGTGAGATCTACCTCGGCGGCGGCACCCCGATCCAGCAGGCCTGTGGATTCGACGACAGCCCCGAGCAGATGGCGGCCTTCCTGCTTGCCGCGCTCGGACCGGGCGCGGACGAGCAGAAGATCGCGCACTACTGCGAGCACAGCGTGGCGCACTTCCACTGGCTGGTCGATCGTGGCGTGCCGTTCAAGCCGAGTCTGTGGGATTCGCCCGCGTGGGTGCCGCCCACCGACGACGGGCTGATGTGGCTCGGCGAGAACAGTTGGCCGTTCACCGAGATTGCGACCCCGGCACCGCGTGGCCACCGGCCGACGGCCAACGACTTCGGTGGCAGGCTGCTGATGGACACCCTCGTCGACGCAGCCGAATCCGCAGGCGCGACAGCGCAATACGACACCTACGTGACCAATCTGATTATCGGCGCGGACGGCGGCGTCGTCGGTGCGGTCGCGCGCCGCTACGGCAAAGAGCTCACCATCCGGGCTCGGCGCGGATGCGTGCTGACCACAGGTGGTTTCGTCGACAACGACGGCATGCTCGCCGCCAACGCGCCGCGCTTGCTCGGGCACACCAAGGTCAGCGCGGGCACCGACGACGGCAGCGGCATCCGGCTGGCGCAGGCCGCGGGCGCTGTGGTTCGGCACATGGCGGCCGGGCAGGTCGGCATCTCACTCGTTCCCGCCTTCGCCGCGCGCGGCATGATCGTCAACGAGCACGGCAGCCGGTTCATCAACGAAGACACCTATCCCGGTCGCATCGGCCAGGCGGCACTGTTCCGGCAGGACATGAAGGTGTGGGTGGTGCTCGACGAGCAGGGCTACGACGAGGTACCGGAGCGGGAACGCTGGGGCGTTCGTCCGACCCATGTCGCCGAATCGGCGGCCGAGCTGGACGAGCTACTAGGCCTGGCACCGGGCGCGCTGGCCGCCCAGATCCAGCGATACAACGACTTCGCCGCACGCGGCGCAGATCCCGATTTCCACAAGTCCGAACGCTGGCTGCGTCCACTCACCGCGCCGCTGGCCGCGATCAAGGTCAAAGCCGGCGTGCGCCCACCGTCGGAATCGGGCAACCGCCGCGGCACGGGCGCCTCCGTGTTCACCCTCGGCGGCCTGCACACCACCATCGACGGCCAGGTGCTCGATATCGACGGCGCACCCATCCCCGGCCTGTTCGCCGCGGGCCGCGCGAGCTCCGGACTGCACGGCGAGGGCTACATCAGCGGTACCTCCCTCGGCGACGGCACCTTCTTCGGCCGCAAAGCCGGGACGGCTGCCGCCGCGAACATCTGA
- a CDS encoding F0F1 ATP synthase subunit B — MAPRTDVVADGNFLIPNGTFLVELLIFIIVLGVMWMFVVPPIRAVLTEREARVAQTASDEKEAKELFADAEARYKSAIAEARSEVVEIRNRARAEGRAILEQLRGEAQQEADRIVEEAATELQAQADRVASELRETVEPLAETLADRVLGVVDRTSAGNR, encoded by the coding sequence ATGGCTCCACGAACGGATGTGGTTGCCGACGGCAATTTCCTTATCCCCAACGGGACCTTCCTCGTCGAGTTGTTGATCTTCATAATCGTGCTCGGTGTCATGTGGATGTTCGTGGTTCCGCCGATCAGGGCGGTGCTCACCGAACGTGAAGCCAGAGTCGCCCAAACCGCGTCGGACGAGAAAGAGGCCAAGGAGCTGTTCGCTGACGCCGAGGCTCGATACAAGTCGGCGATCGCCGAAGCGCGCAGTGAAGTCGTCGAGATCAGAAATCGGGCCCGCGCCGAGGGCCGGGCCATTCTCGAGCAACTGCGGGGTGAAGCACAGCAGGAGGCTGACCGGATTGTCGAGGAGGCCGCGACGGAACTACAGGCGCAGGCGGACCGGGTCGCCTCGGAACTGCGCGAAACTGTCGAACCGCTTGCTGAGACATTGGCCGACCGAGTGCTCGGCGTCGTTGACCGAACAAGCGCAGGTAACAGGTAG
- the xylB gene encoding xylulokinase, translating into MAKVAGVDSSTQSCKVVVCDADTGEILAQAHAPHPAGTEVAAESWWKALCAAGDGLIDDVDAIAVAGQQHGLVALDSDGLPIRDALLWNDIRSATAAEDLVAELGGPQAWADAVGSVPLAAFTVAKLRWMADHEPDLADRTHRIMLPHDYLTWRLRGAPTAPGNEPTTDRGDASGTGYWSPAAQRYRNDLLALAFRGRTPELPRVAGAAEAVGRTPAGALIAAGTGDNAGAALGLGIEEGDIVVSLGTSGTVYTRSSRPSADATGAIAGFADATGAFLPLVCTLNAALVLRSAAEMLGVDRTELERLARQAPQGADGVVLLPYLSGERTPNLPHAAGSLHGLRPHSMRPSTIARAAFEGMLCNMAEALDHLRASGVPVRRVLLIGGAARSALVAEIAAQIFGVAITVPEPTEYVALGAARQAAWALSGTAHVPRWPARTIAEIAAPDDGGAAGALIRAKYQRAREAVYRR; encoded by the coding sequence ATGGCCAAGGTCGCGGGGGTGGACAGCTCCACCCAATCATGCAAGGTCGTTGTCTGCGACGCAGACACCGGCGAGATACTTGCGCAAGCGCACGCACCGCACCCGGCGGGCACGGAAGTGGCTGCCGAATCCTGGTGGAAGGCATTGTGCGCGGCCGGAGACGGCCTCATCGATGACGTCGACGCCATTGCCGTCGCCGGTCAACAGCACGGTCTCGTCGCGCTGGATTCCGATGGGCTGCCGATACGGGATGCGCTGCTGTGGAACGATATCCGCTCCGCGACCGCGGCCGAAGACCTGGTCGCCGAACTCGGCGGACCGCAGGCATGGGCCGACGCCGTCGGCAGTGTGCCGCTCGCCGCGTTCACCGTCGCGAAGCTGCGCTGGATGGCCGATCACGAGCCGGATCTGGCCGACCGGACGCACCGGATCATGCTTCCGCACGACTATCTGACCTGGCGGCTACGCGGCGCGCCGACCGCGCCCGGGAACGAGCCGACCACCGATCGAGGAGACGCCTCCGGCACCGGCTACTGGTCGCCTGCGGCACAGCGCTATCGCAACGACCTTCTCGCCCTCGCCTTCCGAGGCCGGACACCAGAACTTCCGCGCGTCGCAGGGGCCGCCGAGGCCGTCGGGCGCACGCCCGCCGGTGCGCTGATCGCAGCGGGCACCGGCGACAACGCGGGCGCGGCACTCGGATTGGGTATCGAGGAAGGCGACATCGTCGTCTCCCTCGGCACCAGCGGCACCGTCTACACCCGTTCAAGCCGTCCCAGTGCCGATGCCACCGGCGCGATCGCCGGATTCGCCGACGCCACCGGAGCTTTCCTCCCGCTGGTGTGCACGCTCAACGCCGCCCTGGTCCTCCGGTCCGCCGCCGAAATGCTCGGTGTCGACCGCACCGAACTGGAGAGACTTGCCCGACAGGCGCCGCAGGGAGCCGACGGCGTTGTACTGCTGCCCTACCTGTCCGGCGAACGCACACCGAACCTCCCACACGCCGCAGGCAGCCTGCACGGACTCCGACCGCATTCCATGCGACCGAGCACGATCGCCCGCGCGGCCTTCGAGGGAATGCTCTGCAATATGGCCGAAGCGCTCGACCACCTCCGCGCCTCCGGTGTCCCGGTCCGGCGCGTCCTGCTCATCGGCGGGGCCGCTCGCTCCGCCCTCGTCGCCGAGATCGCCGCCCAGATCTTCGGCGTCGCGATCACGGTTCCCGAACCCACCGAGTACGTCGCACTCGGCGCCGCCCGTCAGGCGGCCTGGGCGCTCAGCGGCACGGCGCACGTCCCGCGCTGGCCGGCGCGCACTATCGCCGAGATTGCCGCACCCGACGACGGCGGCGCGGCCGGGGCCCTTATCCGTGCGAAGTATCAGCGAGCCCGAGAAGCCGTATACCGCCGGTGA
- a CDS encoding F0F1 ATP synthase subunit C, which produces MADATTAAIIQGALIGGGIIMGGGAIGAGIGDGLAGAALINGVARQPEAESRLRGNFFLTVGLVEAAYFINLAFMALFVFATPGK; this is translated from the coding sequence ATGGCAGACGCAACAACGGCAGCCATCATTCAGGGCGCGCTTATCGGTGGCGGCATCATCATGGGTGGCGGTGCCATCGGTGCGGGTATCGGTGACGGGCTCGCGGGTGCCGCGTTGATCAATGGGGTTGCGCGGCAGCCGGAGGCCGAGAGCAGGTTGCGCGGCAACTTCTTCCTGACGGTGGGTCTGGTCGAAGCGGCGTACTTCATCAATCTGGCGTTCATGGCGCTGTTCGTCTTCGCGACTCCCGGTAAGTAA
- the atpB gene encoding F0F1 ATP synthase subunit A, which produces MAFDVDTIVSTSVAAIIVLALAFYLRIKLTSGVPNGVQLFFETVTVQMRNQVESAIGMKVAPFALPLAVTLFVFILLSNWLSVLPVQYGAGEFIAPPASDVNYVYALALFVFIFYQGAGVVRRGPFGHVKQLLKGHTGWGPMVFINIIEEVAKPLSLSLRLFGNMFAGGVMISVITLFPFWISWGPNAVWKLFDLFVGLIQAFIFSLLTVLYFSQSMSLENEHH; this is translated from the coding sequence ATGGCCTTCGACGTCGACACCATAGTGTCGACGAGCGTCGCCGCGATCATTGTTCTCGCGCTGGCGTTCTACCTGCGGATCAAGCTGACTTCCGGTGTGCCCAATGGCGTACAGCTGTTCTTCGAGACCGTGACCGTCCAGATGCGCAACCAGGTGGAGAGCGCGATCGGTATGAAGGTCGCGCCGTTCGCGCTGCCGTTGGCGGTCACGCTGTTCGTCTTCATCCTGCTGTCGAACTGGCTGTCGGTACTACCGGTGCAATACGGCGCGGGCGAATTCATCGCACCGCCCGCCTCGGACGTCAATTACGTCTACGCGCTGGCGTTGTTCGTGTTTATCTTCTACCAAGGGGCCGGGGTCGTGCGGCGCGGCCCGTTCGGGCACGTCAAGCAGTTGCTCAAGGGGCACACAGGTTGGGGCCCAATGGTTTTCATCAACATCATCGAGGAGGTCGCCAAACCTCTCTCACTGTCGCTGCGATTGTTCGGAAATATGTTCGCAGGCGGCGTGATGATCTCGGTGATCACGCTGTTCCCATTCTGGATCAGCTGGGGACCGAATGCCGTGTGGAAGCTGTTCGACCTCTTCGTCGGACTCATCCAGGCATTTATCTTCTCGCTGCTGACCGTCCTTTACTTCAGCCAGTCGATGTCGCTGGAGAACGAACACCACTGA
- a CDS encoding PEP-utilizing enzyme: protein MRVLVTGITEPSGRAVARMLLAAGHEVVGLDRRWHRHVDPRVQFIAGDPADAGVCARAVDGCAGIVHLADSGVPEIAAAARKADARVVIPVVAGARSARMSEHEVATILRTSGADGLLIRTAPVAGRRIGHETRRALEPILGSRSDDGFQVLHSDDLDRFLVVAATTLPNRERVEGLEIVELAASGVVTKDEVRGMMRAAGVRYSAWVPGWSARRQLLDPTVAQEQWGFRCGWTAREVMADLVRGMVGRKPDGGGFRTRRGAIPLPSHVIPSRAATSDNHRLANVAPEGLEGEFDDRVDERYPVHTATNTSEALPGPMTPLTIDLHAGAIRLANEAMGTMIALDGIALEHWTSRVTTVLGHHVYINASIGVLAAENMPGWDEESIRRDAYGNIPAEIALQPHGKPPMPTGFASTVATLRATSRVLTTATHFRKSAEVINAASHAEALSADEIRELTDEQLHVRALLWRDRLHQAWQAASIGVMMTGAATAVHARGKDAGEVPIDLNRLESAKPMLAVERLAQLCRDDADLYEAARAGDIAVARANSPAFAAALDAELAKIGHRGPGECELINPTFGDRPALLVSAAARAAQLPAPKREPVDAAPSRTAKMAAGATVARERARDGVVRITHCLRLAVRERAARLVRAGRLRETDDACYLTLDEIFCPPFDVAEKVARRRAERIRLQGLRMPDVIAGHWEPAADAGALGTDESLTGIGVCAGVVEGRVKLVLSLDDDIEPGDILVASVTDTGHTAMFAYAAAVITDIGGSASHAAIVAREFGIPCVVDTKTATTSLSDGQLVRVDGAAGTVTLLASAQ from the coding sequence ATGCGGGTCCTGGTCACCGGAATCACCGAGCCGAGCGGTCGCGCGGTGGCGCGCATGCTGTTGGCCGCCGGGCACGAAGTGGTCGGCCTGGACCGCCGGTGGCATCGCCACGTCGATCCCCGGGTGCAGTTCATCGCGGGTGATCCTGCCGATGCCGGAGTCTGCGCCCGAGCGGTCGACGGATGTGCCGGCATTGTGCATCTGGCCGACTCCGGGGTGCCCGAGATCGCTGCCGCAGCACGCAAAGCTGATGCGCGCGTGGTGATTCCGGTGGTCGCGGGTGCGCGTTCGGCGCGGATGTCGGAGCATGAGGTGGCGACCATCCTGCGGACATCGGGTGCCGACGGGCTGCTGATACGCACCGCGCCGGTGGCCGGTCGCCGGATCGGCCACGAGACCCGAAGGGCACTCGAGCCGATTCTCGGCTCGCGATCCGACGACGGATTCCAAGTGCTGCACAGCGACGACCTGGATCGGTTCCTGGTCGTCGCCGCCACCACCCTGCCCAACCGCGAGCGGGTCGAGGGTCTGGAGATCGTCGAGCTCGCCGCCTCCGGTGTCGTCACGAAAGACGAGGTGCGCGGCATGATGCGCGCGGCGGGCGTGCGCTACTCCGCGTGGGTGCCGGGCTGGTCGGCCCGTCGGCAGCTGCTCGATCCGACTGTGGCACAGGAACAGTGGGGATTCCGCTGCGGCTGGACGGCTCGCGAGGTCATGGCCGACCTGGTGCGCGGAATGGTCGGCCGCAAGCCCGACGGCGGTGGATTCCGCACCCGGCGCGGGGCGATTCCCCTGCCGTCACACGTCATTCCGTCGCGTGCCGCGACCTCGGACAACCATCGGCTGGCGAATGTCGCACCCGAGGGTCTCGAGGGCGAGTTCGACGATCGGGTCGACGAGCGCTACCCGGTGCACACCGCGACCAACACCTCCGAAGCGCTACCCGGCCCGATGACCCCGCTGACGATCGACCTGCACGCGGGCGCGATCCGTCTCGCCAACGAGGCCATGGGCACCATGATCGCCCTCGATGGAATCGCCTTGGAGCACTGGACGAGTCGCGTCACCACCGTGCTCGGTCATCATGTCTACATCAACGCCTCGATCGGTGTGCTCGCCGCCGAGAATATGCCGGGCTGGGACGAGGAGAGCATCCGCCGCGACGCCTACGGCAATATCCCCGCCGAGATCGCCCTGCAGCCGCACGGCAAGCCGCCGATGCCCACCGGCTTCGCGAGCACCGTGGCGACCTTGCGGGCAACCTCCCGTGTCCTGACCACCGCGACCCACTTCCGGAAATCCGCGGAAGTGATCAATGCGGCTTCGCACGCGGAGGCGTTGAGTGCCGACGAGATTCGCGAACTGACCGACGAGCAACTGCATGTGCGCGCTTTGCTGTGGCGTGACCGGCTGCATCAAGCCTGGCAGGCCGCCTCGATCGGGGTGATGATGACCGGCGCCGCCACTGCCGTGCATGCCCGAGGCAAGGACGCGGGCGAGGTGCCCATCGATCTGAACCGCCTGGAGTCGGCGAAGCCCATGCTCGCGGTCGAACGGCTCGCGCAGCTGTGCCGTGACGATGCCGACCTCTACGAGGCGGCCCGAGCCGGGGACATCGCGGTGGCACGGGCGAATTCGCCTGCTTTCGCCGCCGCTCTCGATGCGGAACTCGCGAAGATCGGGCACCGCGGTCCCGGTGAATGCGAGCTGATCAACCCGACCTTCGGTGACCGGCCTGCCCTGCTGGTGAGTGCGGCGGCGCGAGCGGCGCAATTGCCTGCGCCCAAACGCGAGCCCGTCGATGCTGCACCGAGCCGCACTGCGAAGATGGCGGCGGGTGCCACCGTCGCGCGGGAACGCGCCCGCGACGGTGTTGTGCGGATCACCCACTGCTTGCGACTGGCGGTGCGCGAGCGCGCGGCCCGCCTCGTCCGCGCCGGGCGACTGCGCGAGACCGACGACGCCTGCTACCTGACGCTGGACGAAATCTTCTGCCCCCCGTTCGATGTCGCCGAGAAGGTCGCGCGCAGGCGCGCCGAACGCATCAGACTGCAGGGCTTGCGCATGCCGGATGTCATTGCCGGACACTGGGAACCGGCCGCGGACGCCGGTGCGCTCGGCACCGACGAGAGCCTGACCGGTATCGGGGTGTGCGCGGGTGTGGTGGAGGGCCGGGTGAAACTGGTGCTGTCGCTGGACGACGACATCGAACCCGGCGACATCCTGGTGGCCTCGGTAACCGACACCGGGCATACCGCGATGTTCGCCTACGCCGCCGCGGTGATCACCGATATCGGCGGCTCGGCCTCGCATGCCGCGATTGTGGCCCGCGAATTCGGCATCCCGTGCGTGGTGGACACCAAGACCGCCACCACCAGCCTGTCCGACGGTCAGCTTGTCCGTGTCGATGGCGCCGCAGGCACCGTGACGCTGCTCGCGTCCGCGCAGTAG
- a CDS encoding F0F1 ATP synthase subunit B family protein: MIVTSGILADGTVASGPYHITIQWPVFISQLCAFGCIVFVIVKWVLPPVKSMMVKSQGTIQKQIDQSEQTAVRLAEAKMAYANALAEAQIELDQLREDARVDAERIVAHMRRIADSEVTRVRKQGNDQIEQMRTQLIRDLTTDLSATVLERTEERVRLQLNSTHVVSDSIEIFLEDLEAMANGSPPVRRSPQSWAH; encoded by the coding sequence ATGATCGTCACCAGCGGTATCCTCGCCGACGGGACCGTCGCATCGGGCCCCTATCACATCACGATCCAGTGGCCGGTATTCATCAGCCAGCTCTGCGCCTTCGGCTGCATCGTGTTCGTCATCGTGAAATGGGTGCTGCCACCGGTCAAGTCGATGATGGTCAAGTCGCAGGGCACCATTCAGAAACAGATCGACCAGAGCGAACAGACGGCGGTGCGGCTCGCCGAGGCCAAGATGGCCTACGCCAACGCGCTGGCGGAGGCACAGATCGAGCTGGACCAGCTCCGCGAAGACGCACGCGTCGACGCCGAACGAATCGTCGCTCATATGCGGAGAATCGCCGACAGCGAGGTCACCAGGGTCCGCAAGCAGGGCAACGACCAGATCGAGCAGATGCGCACTCAGCTGATCCGCGACCTGACCACCGATCTGTCCGCGACGGTCCTGGAACGCACCGAAGAACGGGTGCGCCTGCAGCTCAATTCGACGCACGTGGTGTCGGACAGCATCGAGATCTTCCTGGAGGACCTCGAGGCCATGGCAAATGGGTCGCCACCGGTCCGCCGTAGCCCGCAATCCTGGGCGCACTGA
- a CDS encoding alpha/beta fold hydrolase, whose amino-acid sequence MTSPAGHASRLIVYVPGLTEKPGSVNDLFARLRSEPGYGLDETIYWQFPDPVRRFTRGSMAGRCRDLADRIDAYWTGPRRAPEIVLIGHSMGGVMLRYAYLQALCGLDGSSLRWAQAVTRIVLLAAPNRGLDINRQPWWRRWPLKLFAPLLRMFTAIELITGSPFITNLRIQWIREVAALAGKAPMVVQVRGRNDAAVRSEDSRDLEALPTGVQRALPLATHADIIATDNVREDYPGQRYDMLRWAITESVEPTSPSSVPADEAAKTSIVFALHGIRSGNGEWPADLETQLTTGESDMLVVTPSYGRVSAYDFALPLTRRRSLRWFADQYSFYLARHPGKPFHFVGHSNGTYLFGQSLNQIPALRFQHVLLAGSVLPREFDWVRCADSGQVQSFVNVCASQDKPVGWLCSALRGVGMRDVGVGGFTGFDAVPPGARQVRYIKGGHGAALVAARLPGVAAFVRTGQIPGETDLVTPTQSFGLMSRFAPTLTWALAAVLLGIGWLAVSMVGLVAGAAIVAGLLIAVYAALKVA is encoded by the coding sequence ATGACATCCCCCGCAGGCCACGCCAGTCGACTGATCGTCTATGTACCAGGACTCACCGAAAAGCCCGGTTCGGTAAACGACCTTTTCGCTCGGCTGCGATCCGAGCCGGGATACGGCCTGGACGAGACGATCTACTGGCAGTTCCCGGACCCGGTACGACGATTCACGCGCGGCAGTATGGCCGGTCGCTGCCGAGATCTGGCCGATCGCATCGATGCGTATTGGACGGGACCACGCCGTGCGCCGGAAATAGTTCTCATCGGGCACAGCATGGGCGGCGTCATGCTGCGCTACGCCTATCTGCAGGCGCTGTGCGGGCTCGACGGTTCCAGCCTGCGGTGGGCACAGGCGGTCACGCGCATTGTGCTGCTCGCCGCGCCGAATCGCGGTCTCGATATCAATCGGCAGCCGTGGTGGCGGCGGTGGCCGCTGAAACTGTTCGCACCGCTGCTGCGCATGTTCACGGCGATCGAACTGATCACCGGCTCGCCGTTCATCACCAACCTGCGCATCCAATGGATCCGCGAAGTCGCCGCACTCGCCGGCAAAGCGCCGATGGTGGTGCAGGTGCGCGGACGCAACGACGCCGCCGTCCGCTCCGAGGACAGCCGCGATCTCGAGGCGCTCCCGACCGGCGTGCAGCGGGCATTGCCGCTGGCCACCCATGCCGACATCATTGCCACCGACAACGTCCGTGAGGACTATCCCGGGCAGCGCTACGACATGCTGCGCTGGGCCATCACCGAATCCGTCGAGCCGACCTCGCCGAGTTCGGTGCCCGCCGACGAGGCGGCAAAGACGTCGATCGTGTTCGCGCTGCACGGCATCCGGTCCGGCAACGGTGAATGGCCCGCCGATCTGGAGACCCAGCTCACCACCGGCGAAAGCGACATGCTGGTGGTGACACCGTCGTACGGGCGAGTGTCGGCATACGACTTCGCGCTCCCGCTCACTCGCCGCCGCAGCTTGCGCTGGTTCGCCGACCAATACAGCTTCTATTTAGCGCGTCACCCCGGCAAGCCGTTCCATTTCGTCGGCCACAGCAACGGCACCTACCTGTTCGGCCAATCGCTGAACCAAATACCCGCACTTCGATTCCAGCACGTCCTACTCGCGGGCAGCGTCCTGCCGCGCGAATTCGACTGGGTCCGCTGCGCGGACAGCGGTCAGGTCCAGTCTTTCGTCAATGTCTGTGCGAGCCAGGACAAGCCGGTCGGCTGGCTGTGCAGCGCCCTGCGCGGTGTGGGCATGCGCGACGTCGGAGTCGGCGGGTTCACCGGATTCGATGCCGTACCGCCCGGCGCCCGCCAGGTGCGCTACATCAAGGGCGGCCACGGTGCGGCCCTGGTGGCAGCCCGGCTTCCCGGAGTCGCGGCCTTCGTCCGAACCGGACAGATCCCTGGCGAAACCGACCTTGTCACCCCCACGCAATCCTTCGGCCTGATGTCTCGTTTCGCACCGACCCTCACCTGGGCCCTGGCGGCCGTTCTCCTAGGCATCGGCTGGCTCGCCGTATCGATGGTCGGTCTGGTCGCCGGTGCGGCGATCGTCGCCGGCCTGCTCATCGCCGTCTACGCCGCATTGAAAGTCGCATAG
- a CDS encoding tyrosine-protein phosphatase yields the protein MTLSRALRGALVATAATLVGIFPATAVPVLSAPAAAAPMLQSPGQHDRSLGLPHAPNARDIGGYPAKGGGKLRSGVVFRTDALAKLDDGEQQKLVSLKIGQVIDFRSPVEAGRDPDHLPASIRRTEQPVYDPANDFFVMVSRLIQAGPAAQQEALGDGKGAEIMRTYYRWFVTNPSARAQFAAAFKDIATAPGGVLYHCTAGKDRTGWMTAILMSALDVPKGQIYNDFLESNDNLAAGNKALLDALVAQGLVTDRSLWEPIVGVQRDFLDAAFDEVRQSYGSFESFLSDGLGADEATVAALKAKLLS from the coding sequence GTGACACTCTCGCGCGCCTTACGCGGTGCCCTGGTGGCAACGGCCGCCACGTTGGTCGGCATTTTCCCGGCCACCGCGGTCCCGGTGCTGTCGGCTCCGGCCGCAGCGGCCCCGATGCTGCAGTCGCCCGGCCAGCACGACCGCTCGCTCGGCCTCCCGCACGCGCCCAATGCCAGGGACATCGGCGGCTACCCGGCCAAGGGTGGCGGCAAGCTGCGCTCCGGTGTCGTCTTCCGCACCGATGCACTGGCCAAACTGGATGACGGCGAGCAGCAGAAACTGGTGTCGCTGAAGATCGGTCAGGTGATCGACTTCCGCAGCCCCGTCGAGGCCGGCCGCGATCCCGACCACCTGCCTGCATCGATTCGCCGCACCGAGCAGCCCGTCTACGATCCGGCCAACGACTTCTTCGTCATGGTGTCGCGGCTGATCCAGGCCGGACCGGCGGCACAGCAGGAAGCGCTCGGTGACGGCAAGGGCGCCGAAATCATGCGGACCTACTACCGCTGGTTCGTCACGAACCCGAGCGCGCGGGCTCAGTTCGCCGCGGCTTTCAAGGACATCGCCACCGCGCCGGGCGGGGTGCTCTATCACTGCACCGCGGGCAAGGATCGCACCGGCTGGATGACCGCGATCCTGATGAGCGCACTCGATGTCCCGAAGGGGCAGATCTACAACGACTTCCTGGAGTCCAACGACAATCTGGCCGCGGGCAACAAGGCGCTGCTGGATGCGCTGGTAGCACAGGGGCTGGTCACCGATCGCTCGTTGTGGGAGCCCATTGTCGGCGTGCAGCGCGACTTCCTGGACGCGGCGTTCGATGAGGTGCGGCAGTCCTACGGCTCGTTCGAGAGCTTCCTCAGCGACGGGCTCGGTGCCGACGAGGCGACTGTCGCGGCGCTGAAGGCCAAGCTGTTGAGCTAG